One genomic region from Fibrobacter sp. encodes:
- a CDS encoding putative DNA binding domain-containing protein, whose amino-acid sequence MNENLSYDKKSLKTVLGKTADFNELAKDCVAFANAQGGDIDIGIENTDSLPPAGQTIPEDLESSIITRLSGLAHNLILSSEILTSTNGGSYIKLHIARSHGSVCATSSGKIYIRIGDQSQPVGPEDIPRLAAEKGCFNWEDAESKYKVEECDQEKLNHLLKKIRTSDRVSSFLKEKDNKELLSYYNLVSEDGSMLTNLGVLFIGKQVQRSRLPAAPIVQCIKYDQQGKKVNKWVWDDYRFSPEELINDIWEIVPEWTESTEITDGLFRRNIPAYPESVIRELLCNALVHRPYTIRGDIYINIYPNHIEIVNPGSLPLGVTTKNILHVTKKRNDHFASLFYVLHLMEREGSGYDMMYETLLAYGKDVPEVVEENDCVRVIIKRQVINQEAIQFADAADSVYHLTQKQKICLGLIALHESVTASFLISKLNLKDANELRSWIQKLLELGIVISTDTRSKAKEYRIAADILRKGQYKGRTSLKRIEPYRLRELILTDLSIHKKSKIADINKRIGEEISQRKIWLQLKKLVDEGLVRIIGQSRWTEYEMVESSI is encoded by the coding sequence ATGAATGAAAATCTGTCATACGATAAAAAATCCCTAAAGACCGTATTAGGAAAGACTGCAGATTTCAATGAATTGGCAAAAGACTGCGTCGCTTTCGCAAACGCTCAAGGCGGAGACATTGACATAGGCATTGAAAATACGGACTCACTGCCACCTGCTGGGCAAACCATTCCCGAAGACTTAGAAAGTTCCATTATAACTAGACTTTCTGGGCTAGCGCACAATTTGATACTTTCATCAGAAATATTAACCTCCACCAATGGAGGATCCTACATAAAATTACACATAGCACGGTCCCATGGTTCCGTTTGTGCAACTTCTTCCGGCAAGATTTACATTCGTATTGGAGATCAAAGCCAACCTGTTGGCCCCGAAGATATTCCTCGTCTCGCCGCAGAAAAAGGCTGTTTTAATTGGGAAGATGCCGAATCTAAATACAAAGTCGAAGAATGCGATCAAGAGAAGCTTAACCATCTTCTCAAGAAAATAAGGACATCAGATCGCGTTTCTTCTTTCTTGAAAGAAAAAGACAACAAAGAGTTACTAAGCTACTACAACCTCGTTTCCGAGGATGGAAGTATGCTAACAAATTTGGGGGTCCTATTCATCGGCAAACAAGTCCAACGATCTAGACTTCCTGCAGCCCCAATTGTTCAATGCATAAAATATGACCAGCAAGGAAAAAAAGTAAACAAATGGGTTTGGGACGACTATCGTTTCAGCCCAGAAGAACTCATTAACGATATTTGGGAAATTGTTCCAGAATGGACTGAAAGTACAGAAATCACGGACGGGCTATTTCGTCGCAATATTCCTGCATATCCAGAGTCCGTTATTCGAGAGCTCCTTTGCAATGCGTTAGTTCATCGACCTTATACCATTCGAGGCGATATTTACATCAATATTTATCCGAACCATATTGAAATTGTAAACCCAGGATCACTTCCCCTAGGAGTCACCACAAAAAATATTTTGCACGTGACAAAGAAACGTAACGATCACTTCGCAAGTTTGTTTTATGTTCTACATTTGATGGAACGGGAAGGTTCCGGTTACGACATGATGTACGAAACGCTACTTGCTTACGGCAAGGATGTTCCCGAAGTCGTAGAAGAAAACGATTGTGTCAGAGTAATAATTAAACGCCAAGTAATAAACCAAGAGGCAATTCAATTCGCAGATGCAGCAGATAGCGTGTATCACTTAACACAAAAACAAAAAATTTGCCTCGGGCTTATTGCGCTGCACGAGAGTGTAACAGCCTCTTTTCTTATATCAAAGTTGAATTTAAAAGATGCCAACGAATTAAGATCCTGGATTCAAAAACTACTAGAATTAGGCATTGTGATTTCTACAGACACAAGGTCTAAGGCAAAAGAATACAGGATTGCCGCAGATATTTTAAGAAAAGGGCAATATAAAGGAAGGACATCCTTAAAGCGTATTGAACCGTACAGATTACGAGAGCTAATTCTTACTGATCTTAGCATCCATAAAAAATCTAAAATAGCAGACATCAACAAGCGTATCGGAGAAGAGATCTCACAGAGAAAGATATGGCTACAGCTAAAAAAACTTGTTGATGAAGGACTGGTAAGAATCATAGGACAATCCCGCTGGACCGAATACGAAATGGTAGAATCTTCTATTTGA
- a CDS encoding ATP-binding protein yields the protein MKESLKLERNEPAADVLSKSIRSMGYSLESAIADVIDNSISAGAHDIQVKFPVDPNEVYIAICDNGSGMNKAELFDAMKYGSVLKGDNRSESDLGRFGMGLKSASHSQCRRLTVISKKSDMISGYVWDLDLVDEKKDWIMINLSENQVCDVRHYDYLSNKKSGTVVVWENFDFIRKETGDEYAGIVDQQNAVSDYLSLIFHRFLSKDKKDRLSIKVNNFSLIPFDPFLESHKKTTVRKEITLPIEDANGVERKITAIPYVLPFQKDLSEEDKKLSGGIENYRTKQGYYIYRNERLIVWGTWFNRHRDELSKYARVKVDIPNTLDDIWGIDIKKQSAKIPASIRQRLNRAVDDVMDAAVKKQTYRGRIAKVNDDFEYVWNRIDNRGNFVYSINRESSLFKLLESKVNEDAMPYVEMVLKEIEQNVPFQQIYVDKSQDKIDEIVSDERIAEITENAKMMVQMVMELNSSLTREEAVENVFKKEPFCKHPEIKEKV from the coding sequence ATGAAAGAAAGTTTAAAACTTGAGAGAAATGAACCCGCGGCAGATGTTCTATCTAAATCCATCCGTTCTATGGGTTATTCTTTAGAATCGGCAATTGCTGATGTCATTGACAATAGCATTAGTGCTGGTGCTCATGATATTCAAGTAAAATTTCCTGTAGATCCAAATGAGGTTTACATCGCCATTTGCGATAACGGTTCTGGCATGAATAAGGCTGAACTTTTTGATGCAATGAAATATGGGAGTGTTCTAAAGGGCGATAATCGTAGTGAGTCAGATTTGGGTCGTTTTGGAATGGGTTTAAAATCGGCTTCTCATTCCCAATGCAGGCGCTTGACTGTAATTAGCAAAAAAAGTGATATGATCTCAGGTTATGTATGGGATCTTGACCTCGTTGATGAAAAGAAAGATTGGATCATGATAAATCTTTCTGAAAATCAAGTTTGCGATGTTCGCCATTATGACTATTTGAGTAATAAAAAGTCTGGTACAGTGGTCGTTTGGGAAAATTTTGATTTCATTCGGAAAGAAACTGGTGATGAATACGCAGGCATTGTTGATCAGCAAAATGCAGTGAGTGATTATTTGTCTCTGATTTTTCATCGTTTTCTTAGTAAGGATAAGAAGGATCGACTCTCCATTAAGGTTAACAATTTCTCATTAATTCCTTTTGATCCATTTTTGGAAAGTCATAAAAAGACGACGGTGAGAAAAGAAATCACTTTGCCAATTGAAGATGCAAATGGCGTCGAAAGAAAGATTACCGCTATCCCCTATGTCTTGCCGTTCCAAAAGGACTTGAGCGAAGAGGATAAAAAACTGTCTGGTGGCATTGAAAATTACAGAACTAAGCAAGGCTATTATATCTATCGTAATGAGCGCTTGATTGTTTGGGGAACCTGGTTTAATCGTCATCGTGATGAACTTTCCAAATATGCTCGAGTTAAGGTAGATATACCCAACACTTTGGATGACATTTGGGGTATTGACATTAAAAAGCAGAGCGCAAAGATTCCTGCAAGTATTCGTCAGCGATTGAACAGGGCTGTTGACGATGTAATGGATGCTGCGGTTAAAAAGCAGACTTATAGAGGACGTATTGCGAAAGTTAACGACGATTTTGAATATGTGTGGAATCGCATTGATAACCGAGGCAATTTTGTCTATTCCATCAATCGTGAATCCAGTCTTTTTAAACTGCTAGAATCTAAGGTCAATGAAGATGCTATGCCTTATGTAGAGATGGTTCTTAAGGAAATTGAACAAAATGTTCCATTTCAGCAGATTTATGTTGACAAATCTCAAGATAAGATCGATGAAATAGTTAGTGATGAAAGAATTGCGGAAATTACAGAAAACGCAAAGATGATGGTCCAGATGGTTATGGAACTTAATTCCTCTCTTACGAGGGAAGAAGCTGTCGAAAACGTTTTTAAGAAAGAACCTTTCTGCAAGCATCCTGAAATTAAAGAAAAGGTGTAA
- a CDS encoding virulence RhuM family protein, protein MLENSVSKDFLLTARDSKKYKTKFYNLDVIISVGYRVKSIHGTRFRQWANKILSR, encoded by the coding sequence TTGCTAGAAAATTCAGTTAGTAAGGATTTCTTACTAACTGCAAGAGATTCGAAAAAATATAAAACGAAATTTTATAATTTAGACGTCATTATTTCCGTCGGTTACCGGGTCAAATCAATTCATGGAACTCGCTTTCGTCAATGGGCAAATAAGATTCTATCACGATAG
- a CDS encoding PD-(D/E)XK motif protein: MDFKTRFAQFSNPCYFSRVDANHILNLHIGINELGQKSIEFRYPFTARKIKGTKSIEVGQYKNNNYNTLRFSLVEKALEDLFFKFCDDIVEKTRNLQDAALGYNAIVERFTLWKRMFVQSRDDLLSEEAIMGLMGEILYLRDVLFTKYGCCAAVEGWSGQDKTKKDFSYGNEWYETKAIHYNKTSVIISSLEQLESQNDGVLGVVLLEKMSQSYAGLTLNDLVWNVCSQISSAEHQDIFLQKAEKSGYSYNAAYDEYVFAKKSIRNFAVNATFPKMTPASVPAGIISAKYELSLLSIADHEI, translated from the coding sequence ATGGACTTCAAAACTCGTTTTGCACAGTTCTCTAATCCCTGCTATTTTTCTCGAGTTGATGCTAACCATATTCTGAATTTGCATATCGGCATCAATGAACTTGGTCAAAAGAGTATTGAGTTTCGATATCCTTTTACTGCACGAAAAATCAAGGGAACAAAATCCATTGAAGTTGGCCAGTATAAAAATAACAACTACAATACTTTGCGTTTTTCCTTGGTAGAAAAAGCTCTTGAAGATCTTTTTTTCAAATTTTGCGATGACATTGTTGAAAAAACTCGTAATTTGCAGGATGCTGCTCTTGGTTATAATGCAATAGTTGAAAGATTTACCTTATGGAAACGGATGTTCGTTCAGTCTCGAGATGATCTTCTTTCCGAAGAAGCGATTATGGGCTTGATGGGCGAAATCCTGTATTTGCGAGATGTGCTCTTTACAAAGTATGGCTGCTGTGCAGCTGTCGAGGGCTGGAGTGGTCAGGATAAAACTAAGAAGGATTTTTCTTACGGTAATGAGTGGTACGAAACAAAGGCTATTCACTACAATAAGACGTCTGTCATAATTTCTTCTTTAGAACAACTTGAATCTCAAAATGATGGCGTTTTGGGAGTGGTCCTTCTTGAAAAAATGAGCCAGTCTTATGCTGGGCTTACGCTTAACGATCTTGTATGGAATGTTTGCAGTCAAATTAGTTCTGCGGAGCATCAGGATATCTTTTTGCAAAAGGCTGAAAAAAGCGGTTATTCGTACAATGCTGCATATGACGAGTATGTGTTTGCAAAAAAGAGTATTCGCAATTTTGCAGTGAATGCTACATTCCCAAAGATGACGCCGGCCTCTGTTCCAGCGGGAATTATTTCTGCAAAATACGAGTTGTCGCTACTGTCTATAGCTGATCATGAAATTTAA
- a CDS encoding DUF6261 family protein, whose protein sequence is MKNMTIINFPSLRNDEFLGLHTEGVKYAKAVTDKEIQQAITDYETAVQNLGNFLKASITETTASLAKNLDEERNKIYVACRNVAKAAARIPDASAAETGALICKIFSESPSPLNNNQVQSTGIILNIIQGIKDIEAEKLEACGFKEWLERLESVNNQFIEADMARFSESGMRELDHCKKLRAACADAYNIMIGAATFKAATGSESCKVFLESMDAAVVAKKLQVKIRRERKNNEQGENGNPANNATDNAATVAEAVNAAPTTDNASTVGVENAA, encoded by the coding sequence ATGAAAAACATGACTATTATCAACTTCCCTTCCCTCCGCAACGACGAGTTCCTCGGCCTTCATACCGAAGGCGTGAAATACGCCAAGGCGGTTACCGACAAGGAAATCCAGCAGGCCATTACCGACTACGAAACAGCGGTGCAGAACCTGGGCAACTTCTTGAAAGCAAGCATCACCGAAACCACGGCAAGCTTGGCGAAGAACCTGGACGAGGAACGCAACAAGATCTATGTGGCATGCCGCAACGTGGCCAAGGCCGCAGCCCGCATCCCCGACGCAAGCGCCGCCGAAACAGGAGCCTTGATCTGTAAGATCTTCAGCGAAAGCCCCTCCCCCCTCAATAACAACCAGGTGCAATCCACGGGTATCATCCTGAACATCATCCAGGGCATCAAGGATATCGAAGCAGAAAAGCTGGAGGCCTGCGGATTCAAGGAATGGCTCGAAAGGTTGGAAAGCGTAAACAACCAGTTCATCGAAGCCGACATGGCCAGGTTCTCGGAAAGCGGCATGAGGGAACTGGATCACTGCAAGAAGTTGCGCGCCGCCTGCGCCGACGCATACAACATCATGATTGGTGCCGCAACATTCAAGGCGGCAACCGGAAGCGAATCCTGCAAGGTATTCCTCGAAAGCATGGACGCGGCCGTTGTCGCCAAGAAGCTGCAGGTCAAGATCCGCCGAGAACGAAAGAACAACGAACAGGGAGAAAACGGGAACCCGGCGAATAACGCGACTGATAACGCGGCGACTGTTGCCGAAGCGGTAAACGCCGCACCCACCACGGACAATGCTTCCACGGTGGGTGTAGAAAATGCGGCATGA
- a CDS encoding Z1 domain-containing protein, with protein sequence MAVDFKKVNNILRAAKSLIETSGIEKELNEEKIADVIQKAAFFTGTELSAEETEAAKRDLQYQYQVYSAPGQSILDDYDQELWYDDVKGDIEPKFWNRYRDYLIDSQNFSPNVVNILGDDTIDKKLMNCLGDPNSSKPFLRRGLIIGDVQSGKTSTYIGLMCKAADAGYKVFILLTGTIESLRRQTQERVEEGFIGIDMTADTSGGKRVGVGLDNKPLFAKAMTSRIQDFTGNIDKIADTLAGNNNAIVFVIKKNTTSLKKLKNWLVSLNADPVTKKIDQPMVLIDDEADNASINTSGDSENPTVINRMIRELASVFTKSNYVGFTATPFANVFIDPITTEEMTTQDLFPENFIVTLPTPSNYVGPKNIFDKDGKHYNQLVPITDAGCVEDDGMPFYYKHKKEWRGDLPESLTDSIYAFFIANTIRDLRGDEDKHRSMLINISRFVAVQKYIKDCVDEIYTKAYRAVKHNLTGAASDLKDPILKRIHEVFEDQFTNAGVTWRDVAKNMFKAIEKIKICIVNSSKNSEKLVYKKDDPQRVIAIGGLALSRGLTLEGLIISYFYRNTSTYDVLMQMGRWFGYRRNYEDLFRIWIAESSAEWYAEISEATEALKIDMELMRDLKLKPKDFGIRVRNNSSELNITSYNKMRNTSTEYETESYFGGCVETPYLPTNYAAIKQNFDAVTNLVNDLQNKGKNFVKQGNENYKERYLVKDVDKSDVTRFLSKLSISKYSVKFDTAQLVDFLNSCTDNSIDKFDIAFMEGEKGAVSIGNMSLNKVYRGNSSIDPVKEKLSIGQKGKLAGTSDGKIGIDSLDIADQAKSEFKSQNPTKSEHYPVDTWFKYVEDRNPLLLIYPLELGMGNQEINPTYKNLKDHVDADKIAFLGFMIGFPRNEVQASMSVNKYKVNTAYNYFDRDVNENEEEE encoded by the coding sequence ATGGCTGTAGATTTTAAGAAGGTCAATAACATTTTGCGTGCTGCAAAGAGTCTTATTGAGACTAGTGGCATCGAAAAAGAGCTGAATGAAGAAAAAATTGCAGATGTCATACAAAAGGCTGCGTTTTTTACAGGTACCGAGCTTAGCGCTGAAGAGACTGAGGCTGCAAAACGTGATTTGCAGTATCAGTACCAGGTCTATAGCGCTCCGGGTCAGAGCATTTTGGATGATTATGATCAAGAACTTTGGTATGACGATGTTAAGGGTGACATTGAACCGAAGTTTTGGAATCGCTATCGTGATTATTTAATTGATTCACAGAATTTTAGTCCGAATGTAGTGAATATCCTTGGTGATGATACCATTGATAAAAAGCTCATGAATTGTTTGGGTGATCCGAATTCATCGAAACCTTTCCTACGTCGCGGTTTGATTATTGGTGATGTTCAGTCTGGTAAGACCTCTACCTATATTGGCTTGATGTGCAAGGCTGCTGATGCCGGATATAAGGTATTCATTCTTTTGACTGGTACCATTGAGTCTTTGCGTAGACAGACTCAGGAACGTGTCGAAGAAGGATTTATTGGCATTGATATGACTGCCGATACTTCTGGCGGCAAGCGTGTAGGTGTTGGTCTTGATAATAAGCCCCTATTCGCAAAGGCTATGACTTCTCGTATCCAGGATTTTACTGGAAACATCGACAAGATCGCGGATACTCTTGCAGGCAACAACAATGCAATTGTTTTCGTAATTAAGAAAAATACAACGTCTCTTAAGAAACTTAAGAATTGGCTTGTTTCTTTGAATGCGGATCCTGTAACAAAGAAGATTGATCAGCCCATGGTTCTGATTGATGATGAAGCCGATAACGCTTCTATCAATACCAGTGGTGATTCTGAGAACCCGACTGTGATTAATAGGATGATTCGTGAATTGGCAAGCGTATTTACTAAGTCTAATTACGTTGGCTTTACCGCGACGCCTTTTGCCAATGTGTTCATCGATCCGATTACAACGGAAGAAATGACCACTCAGGATTTGTTCCCTGAGAACTTCATTGTCACTTTACCTACGCCTTCTAATTATGTTGGTCCCAAAAATATCTTTGACAAAGATGGCAAGCATTATAATCAGCTTGTTCCTATCACTGATGCGGGGTGCGTAGAAGATGATGGAATGCCCTTCTATTATAAACATAAAAAAGAATGGCGTGGCGATCTCCCTGAGAGTTTGACAGATTCCATTTACGCTTTCTTCATTGCAAATACAATTCGAGATTTACGAGGTGATGAGGATAAGCATCGCTCTATGCTGATCAATATCAGTCGTTTTGTTGCAGTGCAAAAGTATATCAAGGATTGCGTTGATGAAATTTACACAAAGGCTTATAGAGCCGTTAAACACAATTTAACTGGAGCTGCAAGCGACTTAAAGGATCCAATTCTTAAACGGATTCATGAGGTTTTTGAAGATCAATTTACGAATGCCGGAGTAACTTGGCGAGATGTGGCTAAGAATATGTTCAAGGCAATCGAAAAAATAAAGATCTGTATTGTGAACAGCTCCAAAAATTCGGAAAAGCTGGTATATAAAAAAGATGATCCGCAACGAGTTATTGCTATTGGCGGTCTCGCCCTATCTCGCGGTCTTACTTTGGAAGGCCTCATTATCAGCTATTTCTATCGCAACACATCTACCTACGATGTTTTGATGCAAATGGGACGCTGGTTTGGTTATCGTCGCAATTACGAGGATTTGTTCCGTATTTGGATTGCCGAAAGTTCAGCAGAATGGTATGCCGAAATTTCCGAAGCCACTGAGGCATTGAAGATAGACATGGAACTCATGCGTGATCTTAAGTTGAAACCGAAGGACTTTGGTATTCGCGTTCGCAACAATTCCAGTGAGTTGAATATTACATCTTACAACAAGATGCGTAATACTTCTACGGAATATGAAACCGAAAGCTATTTTGGCGGCTGTGTTGAAACTCCGTATTTGCCCACTAATTATGCTGCAATTAAACAGAATTTTGATGCAGTAACTAATTTGGTAAATGACTTACAAAATAAAGGCAAGAACTTTGTCAAGCAGGGTAATGAAAACTACAAGGAACGTTATTTAGTTAAGGATGTTGATAAGAGTGATGTTACTCGTTTCTTGAGTAAACTTTCTATTTCGAAGTATAGTGTCAAGTTTGATACTGCTCAACTTGTCGATTTCCTCAATTCCTGTACAGACAATTCCATTGATAAGTTTGATATCGCATTCATGGAAGGCGAAAAGGGTGCGGTTTCTATTGGCAACATGTCTCTGAATAAGGTTTATCGCGGTAATTCTTCTATTGATCCGGTTAAAGAAAAGCTGAGTATTGGCCAAAAGGGGAAACTTGCTGGTACTAGCGATGGTAAAATTGGTATTGATAGCTTAGATATTGCGGATCAGGCAAAATCTGAATTCAAATCGCAAAATCCGACAAAAAGCGAACATTATCCGGTTGATACTTGGTTCAAGTATGTGGAAGACCGTAATCCGCTGCTTTTGATTTACCCTCTTGAGTTGGGAATGGGCAATCAGGAAATAAATCCTACTTACAAGAATCTTAAAGATCACGTTGATGCCGATAAAATCGCTTTCCTTGGTTTTATGATTGGATTCCCTAGGAATGAAGTTCAAGCATCCATGAGTGTCAATAAGTACAAGGTGAATACCGCTTACAACTATTTTGATCGCGATGTAAATGAAAATGAGGAGGAAGAATAA
- a CDS encoding Rpn family recombination-promoting nuclease/putative transposase — MNKNTTTVAADIDNEIKVIDFSKITITNRFMFPLVMSHKEIAKPFIEAALGIKIYDLKDPEQEKTDQVSLFGKSVRYDVYAQEISEKGETIRTFDLEMQVKDTKELPKRARYYQSVRDTHELHKGALYSNLRDQYVLFICPDDIFGAGLPVYSFQNYAAEDRNVALNDRTFKNFYIFNEYEKLPDSHPLKPYLKYFATNTANSSETRAIHDKVEWYRTDGLTQERIMTHEQEIQLAAAFAEEKERERNEKIIAEKDAELAALRAEIERLKNAK; from the coding sequence ATGAATAAAAATACAACAACTGTTGCTGCAGACATTGATAACGAAATAAAAGTCATCGACTTCTCGAAAATTACCATCACCAACCGCTTCATGTTCCCGCTGGTCATGAGCCACAAGGAAATCGCCAAGCCCTTCATCGAGGCGGCGCTTGGCATCAAGATCTACGACTTGAAAGACCCCGAGCAGGAAAAGACCGACCAGGTAAGCCTCTTCGGCAAGAGTGTCCGCTACGACGTCTATGCCCAGGAAATCAGTGAAAAGGGCGAGACTATCCGCACCTTTGACTTGGAAATGCAGGTAAAGGATACCAAGGAATTGCCGAAGCGAGCACGCTACTATCAGTCGGTCCGCGACACTCACGAGTTGCACAAGGGTGCGCTGTACAGCAATCTCCGTGACCAGTATGTGCTCTTCATCTGCCCCGACGATATTTTCGGTGCGGGACTGCCTGTCTACAGTTTCCAGAATTATGCTGCCGAAGACAGGAATGTGGCCCTGAATGACCGCACCTTCAAAAATTTCTATATATTTAACGAGTACGAAAAGTTACCGGATTCGCACCCCTTGAAACCGTACTTGAAGTATTTCGCCACCAACACCGCAAATTCCTCCGAGACGAGGGCTATCCACGACAAAGTGGAATGGTATCGTACGGACGGCTTGACCCAGGAGCGCATCATGACTCATGAACAGGAAATCCAGCTTGCCGCAGCATTCGCCGAGGAGAAGGAGCGCGAACGCAACGAGAAGATTATTGCCGAGAAGGATGCTGAATTGGCTGCTCTCCGGGCGGAAATAGAACGCCTTAAGAACGCCAAGTAA
- a CDS encoding Rpn family recombination-promoting nuclease/putative transposase: MSESIKTENIGAGIADTDNEIKVIDFSKITITNRFMFPLVMSHKEIAKPFIEAALGIKIYDLKDPEQEKTDQVSLFGKSVRYDVYAQEISEKGETIRTFDLEMQVKDTKELPKRARYYQSVRDTHELHKGALYSNLRDQYVLFICPDDIFGAGLPVYSFQNYAAEDRNVALNDRTFKNFYIFNEYEKLPDSHPLKPYLKYFATNTANSSETRAIHDKVEWYRTDGLTQERIMTHEQEIQLAAAFAEEKERERNEKIIAEKDNALAEKDNALAEKDNALIEKDAELAALRAEIERLKNAK, from the coding sequence ATGAGCGAAAGCATTAAAACGGAAAACATTGGCGCCGGAATCGCTGACACCGATAACGAAATAAAAGTCATCGACTTCTCGAAAATTACCATCACCAACCGCTTCATGTTCCCGCTGGTCATGAGCCACAAGGAAATCGCCAAGCCCTTCATCGAGGCGGCGCTTGGCATCAAGATCTACGACTTGAAAGACCCCGAGCAGGAAAAGACCGACCAGGTAAGCCTCTTCGGCAAGAGTGTCCGCTACGACGTCTATGCCCAGGAAATCAGTGAAAAGGGCGAGACTATCCGCACCTTTGACTTGGAAATGCAGGTAAAGGATACCAAGGAATTGCCGAAGCGAGCACGCTACTATCAGTCGGTCCGCGACACTCACGAGTTGCACAAGGGTGCGCTGTACAGCAATCTCCGTGACCAGTATGTGCTCTTCATCTGCCCCGACGATATTTTCGGTGCGGGACTGCCTGTCTACAGTTTCCAGAATTATGCTGCCGAAGACAGGAATGTGGCCCTGAATGACCGCACCTTCAAAAATTTCTATATATTTAACGAGTACGAAAAGTTACCGGATTCGCACCCCTTGAAACCGTACTTGAAGTATTTCGCCACCAACACCGCAAATTCCTCCGAGACGAGGGCTATCCACGACAAAGTGGAATGGTATCGTACGGACGGCTTGACCCAGGAGCGCATCATGACTCATGAACAGGAAATCCAGCTTGCCGCAGCATTCGCCGAGGAGAAGGAGCGCGAACGCAACGAGAAGATCATCGCCGAGAAGGACAATGCCCTGGCTGAGAAAGATAATGCCTTGGCCGAGAAGGACAATGCCTTGATCGAGAAGGATGCTGAATTGGCTGCTCTCCGGGCGGAAATAGAACGCCTTAAGAACGCCAAGTAA